ATTTGGGATGCGTTGAATCCTGCATCAATTCGTACATCGCGGAGAGGGTTCCGGTGGAAATGCCGTTGGCGTGCTCCATTCGCCGAAAGGCCGGGGCGATTTGCGATGCATCCACGGCCGATATGGCGTCCGTGACCAGAAAAGGCTGCCGGCCGTTGGCGGCCAGATCGAGCACTGTTTGAAGGACGCAGACCTGGGCCTCGATTCCACAAATGAGGACCTGCGATCGATTCAGAGAGCGAAGCTGGGCGGCGACCTCGCTGGTGTAGGCGCTGAAACGGGTTTTGGCGAAGACCGGTGTGCCCTTGGGAAGGAGTCCAGTTATTTCGGGGATCGTTGAACCCAGACTTTGCGGATTCTGCTCGGTCACGATGACTGGGATCGCCAGTTCATTGGCCATGCGCACCAGGATGCCGGCATTAGTGACCACGAAATCCCACTTGGCGATGTGCTTGGCGAATTTCGTCTGCAGGTCGACCACCAGCAGTGCGGCATCATTGATTCGAAGGCGGGGATGAAGCATCGGGAGTTGTGCGCGGGTCCTGGGGTGTTGGTCAAACCTTCAGCGAAGGCTCATGGGCGAGGGTGGCGGCGTACTTTTTGCGAAACGGCGCCGCGACATTGGCGATCCAGCGATCAGTTTGCTCGCCGCTGCGGCCGGTCAGGCGCTTGGCGTCGAGGGCCCTGGCGATGTCGACCTTGGCCAGCAGCGGGTCGCCGGCGAGTCGTGAAGCGAGGTCATTGGTGGCGCCATTCTTCACGCGGTCGGCGGCAGCCAAGGCATGGCGGCGCAGGGAGTCGTGAGCCTTCTCGCGGTCGACGCCGGCCCGCACCGCGGCGATCAGGATGTCCTCGGTGGCCACGAAGGGCAGCTCGTTGGCCAGGCGATGCGCGATCACGCTCTCATTCACCACCAGGCCGCCGAGCACGTTGATCATCACGTCCAGCGCGCCGTCCAAGGCGAGGAAGGCCTCGGGCAGGGAGAGTCGTCGCGCGCTGGAGTCATCCAGCGTGCGCTCCAGCCACTGCTCGCTCGCAGTCGACATGCCCACCGAGGCGAGGCCGATCACGAAGCGGGCCAGGCCGGTGGCTCGCTCGCAGCGCATCGGGTTGCGCTTGTAGGGCATGGCGCTTGAACCGATTTGATCTTTTTCAAAAGGCTCTTCGACTTCGCGCAGGTTGGCCAGCAGGCGAATGTCGTTGCAGCATTTGTGGATGGCGCTGGCGCCGACCGCCAGGGCGTTGAGCACGGTGGCCTCGAAGACGCGGGGCGAGGTCTGCCCGCACACGCTCCAGACATCATCGGGATTCCATTGCAGATGGGCGCAGAACTTGGCTTCGAGTTGGTCGACACGGGCGGCGTCGCCCAACAAGGCCAGGAAGGAAAATTGCGTGCCGGTGGCGCCGCGCAGGCCCTTGAGGCGCACGCCGGCGAGGCGCCGCTCGATGTCCTCCAGCGCGATGGCGAAATCCTGACCCCAAAGCGTGGCCCGTTTGCCCAGGGAGAGAGGCTGGGCCGGCTGGAAGTGCGTGTATCCAAGGCAGGGCAGGTCGCGGTGCTTGGCGGCGAAGGTGGCGACGCGGTCGATGGCGCGGGCGAACTTGACGGCGATCAGACCCAGCGCCTCGCGCAGCACCAGGGCATCGGCGTTGCAGATCACGTCCTGACTGGTCAACCCGAGATGGATGAACCCCTGCGCCGCCAGCGCCGACTCGCCGAAGGCGTGCACGTGGGCCATCACGTCGTGGCGCAGTCGCTTCTCGTGGTGCGCGACCGCGGCGAAGTCGGTTGTGTGGAGATTGTCGCGCATCGCGTCGATCGCGGCCTTGGGAATGTCGACGCCGAGCTCGTGCTGACTCTGGGCCACCGCCAGCCAGACCCGCCGCCAGAGCTGGGCGCGGTGCGCGTCCGACCAGAGACGCTGCATTTCATTGGAGGCGAACCGCGTCGAGAGCGCGCTCTGCCAGAGGTCGGAAGAGTTCGAAGTGGGCTCGGGGGCGGCGGTCACAAATGAATCGTAACGGAGGGCTTGCGCTTCTGGCCAACGCGAGGTTCGGTGCCTGAAAGCAGGCGTTTCACATTGGCTCGGTGCGTCGCAAAGACCAGCGCCGCGATCAGGCCGCAGGCGATCACCGCGGGCAGCGGCGTTCCATTGGGGGAGAGCGGAATGCCTGGAGTCGCCGGTTCCGGGGGGGCTTCGAACTGATCCCATGGCAGCAGCAGCGCCGCGCTCAGCGGCAGCGAGAGCGCCGCGATCATGCTGGAGAGGCTGACGATGCGGGTCAGCTTCATGCAGATCAGCCAGAGGCCCAGCGCGATCAGGGTCGGATAGGTGAGCACGGGCCACATGGAGACCAGCGCGCCGAATCCGGTGGCCACACCCTTGCCGCCTTTGTAGCCCAGCCATGGCGAGAAGATGTGCCCAGCGATTGAGGCGAAGGCGACGATGATCCAGTTGGTCAGCGCCCCGGGCGCGATTAAATGAATCGGCTGGCCGAAGAGTCCCTGGTCGACTCCGAAGATCATCACGGGGGTCGCGCCCTTGATGGCGTCCAGCCCGAAGCAGACGAATCCCCACTTGCG
This portion of the Planctomycetota bacterium genome encodes:
- a CDS encoding isochorismatase family protein; translated protein: MLHPRLRINDAALLVVDLQTKFAKHIAKWDFVVTNAGILVRMANELAIPVIVTEQNPQSLGSTIPEITGLLPKGTPVFAKTRFSAYTSEVAAQLRSLNRSQVLICGIEAQVCVLQTVLDLAANGRQPFLVTDAISAVDASQIAPAFRRMEHANGISTGTLSAMYELMQDSTHPKFKACLDLAKQICF
- the purB gene encoding adenylosuccinate lyase, which codes for MQRLWSDAHRAQLWRRVWLAVAQSQHELGVDIPKAAIDAMRDNLHTTDFAAVAHHEKRLRHDVMAHVHAFGESALAAQGFIHLGLTSQDVICNADALVLREALGLIAVKFARAIDRVATFAAKHRDLPCLGYTHFQPAQPLSLGKRATLWGQDFAIALEDIERRLAGVRLKGLRGATGTQFSFLALLGDAARVDQLEAKFCAHLQWNPDDVWSVCGQTSPRVFEATVLNALAVGASAIHKCCNDIRLLANLREVEEPFEKDQIGSSAMPYKRNPMRCERATGLARFVIGLASVGMSTASEQWLERTLDDSSARRLSLPEAFLALDGALDVMINVLGGLVVNESVIAHRLANELPFVATEDILIAAVRAGVDREKAHDSLRRHALAAADRVKNGATNDLASRLAGDPLLAKVDIARALDAKRLTGRSGEQTDRWIANVAAPFRKKYAATLAHEPSLKV
- the plsY gene encoding glycerol-3-phosphate 1-O-acyltransferase PlsY — translated: MQFPSLEWLVWVLGAFLCGSIPFGVLIAKSKGINLRKVGSGNIGATNVARALGRKWGFVCFGLDAIKGATPVMIFGVDQGLFGQPIHLIAPGALTNWIIVAFASIAGHIFSPWLGYKGGKGVATGFGALVSMWPVLTYPTLIALGLWLICMKLTRIVSLSSMIAALSLPLSAALLLPWDQFEAPPEPATPGIPLSPNGTPLPAVIACGLIAALVFATHRANVKRLLSGTEPRVGQKRKPSVTIHL